One genomic segment of Mesoterricola silvestris includes these proteins:
- a CDS encoding MFS transporter produces MLAAMDSTVVSTILPRMLVDLGGAGASAWLVSGFILAQTAAAPVFGRIADTTGIRAAFATAIAIFGAGSGWVGFARSLPMAILARALQGLGAGGILLLAYLLVAAYSDPQDRPKRQGLVSGVWGLAAILGPVAGTVAELTLGWRWVFLVNLPACACMLLLLWRHFPGGMRLRAPSALNPLDLLVLTAAVTLALLALSMAASGSPAGVATALGGVALILGGTLAIRFRKARSHPRGTLGPAILASGAAASVLYASATYLPQLIQNLQGHPVSAAGATVLAGSLGWVIGSMASGWMLVNQGYRRVALAGALLMTVSCAALGFAALGDRWLDLVLAEFLLGLGMGGVANSTLLVVQNHAALSDLGTMTAVVQLVRSLGAALGVNGLAAALAWAAQGASGSGAPLLQAHAYSLALFCLVPAAGIAAAASLRLPASYGKDQPQAGRKSDYQPAQPVEEP; encoded by the coding sequence ATGCTGGCAGCGATGGACAGCACGGTGGTCAGCACGATCCTGCCCAGGATGCTCGTTGACCTCGGAGGAGCGGGAGCATCGGCCTGGCTGGTTTCCGGGTTCATCCTCGCCCAGACGGCCGCCGCGCCTGTGTTCGGCCGAATTGCCGATACGACCGGGATCCGAGCTGCATTCGCCACGGCGATCGCAATCTTCGGCGCCGGCTCAGGCTGGGTCGGTTTCGCGCGGAGCCTTCCCATGGCCATCCTGGCCCGGGCCCTCCAGGGGCTGGGCGCGGGAGGAATCCTCCTGCTCGCCTACCTCCTTGTTGCTGCCTACAGCGACCCCCAGGACCGTCCCAAACGGCAGGGCTTGGTCAGCGGGGTCTGGGGCCTGGCGGCCATCCTGGGGCCCGTCGCCGGGACGGTCGCGGAGCTGACCTTGGGCTGGCGCTGGGTTTTCCTGGTCAACCTGCCCGCCTGCGCCTGCATGCTGCTGCTCCTCTGGCGGCACTTCCCAGGCGGCATGCGCCTGCGGGCGCCCTCGGCCCTGAACCCCCTGGACCTGCTGGTGCTCACGGCCGCCGTCACCCTGGCACTGCTGGCGCTGTCCATGGCGGCTTCGGGCTCCCCGGCGGGCGTGGCTACCGCCTTGGGCGGTGTGGCCCTCATCCTGGGAGGCACCCTGGCCATCCGGTTTAGGAAGGCGAGGAGCCATCCCAGGGGAACCCTGGGGCCAGCGATCCTGGCTTCCGGGGCAGCGGCTTCGGTGTTGTATGCCAGCGCCACCTACCTCCCCCAGTTGATCCAGAACCTCCAGGGCCATCCCGTGTCCGCGGCGGGCGCGACAGTGCTCGCGGGTTCCCTGGGCTGGGTCATAGGCTCCATGGCCAGTGGCTGGATGCTGGTGAACCAGGGCTATCGCCGGGTAGCCCTGGCCGGTGCGTTGCTCATGACGGTGTCCTGTGCCGCCCTGGGGTTTGCCGCATTGGGGGACCGATGGCTGGACCTGGTCCTGGCGGAGTTCCTGCTTGGCCTGGGCATGGGAGGGGTTGCCAACTCGACCCTCCTGGTGGTCCAGAACCATGCAGCCCTTTCCGACCTGGGCACCATGACCGCCGTGGTGCAGTTGGTCCGCTCCCTGGGCGCTGCCCTGGGGGTGAATGGCCTGGCGGCGGCCCTGGCCTGGGCGGCCCAGGGAGCGTCTGGCTCCGGGGCTCCGCTCCTCCAGGCCCACGCCTATTCCCTGGCGCTGTTCTGCCTGGTTCCCGCCGCCGGCATTGCCGCCGCGGCTTCGCTACGGCTCCCGGCGAGCTACGGGAAGGATCAGCCCCAGGCCGGCCGGAAGTCCGATTACCAACCAGCACAACCTGTGGAGGAACCATGA
- a CDS encoding TauD/TfdA family dioxygenase — MKSLIESTPGAQDFELVQCTGQPILDVPEILFQHLARRGAVLFRGFDLDLDRFSALVHKVSRRTAMDPAREWFAPDVQMVDAGFDAVGLHCENGNTPSLPDLVWFFSARAARKGSRTILCDGYRAWDGLPPAVRDLFLAHDVIFSRKVPESLWARYLRHELPTLESFPLIDQAAVDRFIRDPVRTRMTIQPDRTLLVEVRVPMAHPTRFGDRLAWANSLLGPSYNYEPPVMTLDDGSSIPDWAVDSVAKVTAACTTEVDWEDGDLIAIDNTRIMHGRRKIEDPGRRLFTALSYL; from the coding sequence ATGAAATCCCTCATTGAATCCACCCCTGGGGCCCAGGATTTCGAGCTAGTGCAGTGCACGGGCCAACCCATCCTGGACGTCCCAGAGATCCTCTTCCAGCACCTGGCCCGCAGGGGAGCGGTCCTGTTCCGGGGATTCGACTTGGACCTGGACCGGTTCTCAGCCCTGGTACACAAGGTCAGCAGGCGGACTGCCATGGATCCCGCCCGCGAATGGTTCGCGCCGGATGTCCAGATGGTGGATGCCGGCTTCGACGCCGTCGGGCTCCACTGCGAGAACGGGAATACGCCCAGCCTCCCCGACCTGGTCTGGTTCTTTTCGGCCCGTGCGGCCAGGAAGGGCTCGCGAACGATCCTGTGCGACGGCTACCGCGCCTGGGACGGCCTTCCGCCTGCCGTCCGCGACCTATTCCTCGCCCATGACGTCATCTTCAGTCGGAAAGTCCCAGAATCCCTCTGGGCCCGCTACCTGCGCCACGAGTTGCCCACCCTCGAGTCGTTTCCTCTGATCGACCAGGCCGCCGTAGACCGATTCATCCGGGATCCTGTTCGGACCCGGATGACGATCCAGCCGGACCGCACCCTCCTCGTGGAGGTCCGGGTGCCCATGGCCCATCCCACCCGCTTCGGCGATCGCCTGGCGTGGGCCAATAGCCTGCTCGGGCCTTCCTACAACTACGAACCGCCGGTGATGACCCTTGACGATGGCTCATCCATTCCAGACTGGGCCGTGGACTCGGTCGCCAAGGTCACGGCAGCTTGCACCACCGAGGTCGACTGGGAAGACGGGGATTTGATCGCCATCGACAATACCCGGATCATGCATGGCCGGCGGAAGATCGAGGATCCCGGCCGAAGGCTGTTCACGGCGCTGTCCTATCTCTGA
- a CDS encoding integrase core domain-containing protein, translated as MTAGPECSPNLASNRLPRLKDECLNENWFKDLVEARQVARGWLRDYNHYNHHRPHTALGGLPPAEFAHRWAELRSPRAPSAQPSDTTPINPDSVSFRQACVNSLLDGR; from the coding sequence GTGACTGCGGGTCCAGAATGTTCTCCCAACCTAGCATCGAATCGCCTTCCTAGGCTCAAGGACGAATGCCTGAACGAGAACTGGTTCAAGGACCTTGTGGAGGCCCGGCAGGTGGCCCGAGGATGGCTCCGTGACTACAACCACTACAACCACCATCGCCCACACACCGCTCTCGGGGGACTTCCCCCGGCGGAGTTTGCGCACCGCTGGGCTGAGCTCCGGTCGCCTCGGGCTCCCTCCGCCCAGCCCAGCGACACTACCCCAATCAACCCAGATTCCGTGTCCTTTCGGCAGGCGTGCGTGAATTCGTTGCTTGATGGCCGGTAG
- the darT gene encoding type II toxin-antitoxin system toxin DNA ADP-ribosyl transferase DarT, whose protein sequence is MSTPPAQPKIYHITHMDNLEPMAADGWLLSDAQMIQKGGPKASIGMSKIKTRRLKLPVTCHPGIHVGEYVPFYFCPRSVMLYLLHRGNHPDITYTGGQSLIVHLEADLNAVVAWANQHDIPWAFSLSNAGANYTSFRANLAQLRDLNWPAIQGGDFSNPDLKEGKQAEFLLHGQFPWHLIERIGVTSPLLQKAVQTSLTSATHIPIIEVRSAWYF, encoded by the coding sequence ATGAGTACGCCCCCCGCCCAACCTAAGATCTACCACATCACCCACATGGACAATCTGGAGCCCATGGCGGCGGACGGCTGGCTGCTTTCGGATGCCCAAATGATTCAAAAGGGTGGTCCCAAAGCTTCTATAGGAATGTCCAAGATCAAGACACGACGATTAAAGCTACCCGTTACCTGCCATCCCGGAATCCATGTGGGCGAGTATGTGCCGTTCTACTTTTGCCCTCGATCCGTGATGCTCTACCTCCTTCATCGAGGGAACCATCCCGACATCACTTATACGGGTGGTCAGTCCCTGATCGTGCATCTCGAAGCCGACTTGAATGCGGTGGTAGCCTGGGCGAATCAGCACGACATCCCATGGGCATTCAGTCTGTCCAACGCTGGCGCTAACTACACCTCCTTCCGTGCAAACCTCGCACAACTTAGGGACCTCAACTGGCCAGCCATCCAGGGGGGAGACTTCAGCAATCCAGATCTAAAGGAAGGCAAGCAGGCCGAGTTTCTTTTGCATGGCCAGTTTCCCTGGCACTTGATCGAACGAATTGGGGTCACCTCTCCCCTTCTCCAGAAAGCGGTCCAGACTTCTTTAACATCCGCGACTCATATCCCAATTATCGAAGTTCGCAGCGCGTGGTATTTTTGA
- the darG gene encoding type II toxin-antitoxin system antitoxin DNA ADP-ribosyl glycohydrolase DarG has translation MFRQEAGDILGMDVEALVNTVNCVGYMGRGLALQFSKAFPANLKAYQAACKRGEVIPGRMLIYATGQMTNPKFIINFPTKRHWKGKSRMEDIESGLVDLASQIRALGIQSIAIPPLGCGLGGLDWGQVGPRIETALAGISDLQVHVFPPAGAPEPKEMVQSREVPVMTQGRAALVTLMHRYLGGLMDPCVSLLEVHKLMYFLQETKEPLRLSYVKHLYGPYAENLRNVLTRIEGHLVSGYSDGGDSPTKQLELVPGAVEEAERYLVANPTTQAHLERVVDLVEGFETPFGLELLSTVHWVACHEGATTLEGAQRLVYGWSARKKRFTPEQIRLAWQTLEEKGWLAQMLVA, from the coding sequence ATGTTCCGGCAAGAGGCAGGCGACATTCTGGGCATGGACGTGGAAGCCCTTGTGAACACGGTCAATTGCGTTGGCTACATGGGGAGAGGCCTCGCCTTGCAGTTCAGCAAGGCTTTCCCTGCCAACCTTAAGGCCTACCAGGCAGCCTGCAAACGTGGCGAAGTTATTCCGGGGCGAATGTTAATCTACGCCACTGGCCAGATGACCAACCCCAAATTTATCATCAACTTTCCAACGAAACGACATTGGAAGGGCAAGAGCCGGATGGAAGACATTGAGTCTGGCTTGGTGGATCTTGCCTCCCAGATCCGGGCCCTAGGCATCCAATCCATCGCCATCCCTCCCCTAGGGTGCGGCCTGGGTGGATTGGACTGGGGCCAGGTGGGCCCACGAATTGAAACAGCGCTGGCAGGGATTTCAGACCTCCAAGTGCATGTTTTCCCTCCTGCAGGCGCTCCTGAGCCAAAGGAGATGGTTCAGTCTCGCGAAGTGCCCGTAATGACACAGGGGCGCGCAGCGTTGGTCACACTGATGCACCGCTATCTTGGCGGCCTGATGGATCCTTGCGTTTCCTTGCTGGAAGTTCACAAGCTAATGTATTTCCTTCAAGAAACCAAAGAGCCTCTTCGCCTCAGCTATGTAAAGCACCTGTATGGACCATACGCTGAGAACCTGCGCAATGTCCTGACGCGTATTGAGGGACACTTGGTCTCTGGATATTCGGATGGCGGAGATTCCCCCACCAAACAACTCGAACTGGTGCCAGGTGCCGTGGAGGAAGCGGAGCGGTACCTTGTGGCCAATCCGACGACCCAGGCCCACTTGGAGCGCGTGGTGGATCTGGTAGAGGGCTTCGAGACTCCTTTCGGCCTTGAGCTACTTTCCACAGTGCATTGGGTAGCTTGTCACGAAGGTGCAACGACCCTGGAAGGTGCTCAGCGCTTGGTATATGGCTGGAGTGCGAGAAAGAAACGATTCACGCCAGAGCAGATTCGGTTGGCATGGCAGACACTGGAAGAGAAGGGTTGGCTGGCGCAGATGCTTGTCGCTTGA